Genomic DNA from Selenomonas sp. oral taxon 126:
GCAATCCTCACGGACAGCGGCGGCTTTCAGGTGTTCAGTCTTGGCGATCTGCGCAAGATCACGGAGGAGGGCGCGACGTTCCGCTCGCACATCGACGGCTCGAAGAAGTTTCTGTCGCCCGAGGTATCGATGGAGGTGCAGAAAGCACTCGGCTCGGATATTGTCATGGCGTTCGACGAGTGCATTCCGTATCCCGCCGACCACGACTATGCCAAGGCGTCCACGGAGCGCACGCAGCGCTGGCTCGTGCGGTGCAGGGATGCAATGGTGGATGCCGAGGGGCAGGGGCTCTTTGGCATTGTGCAGGGCGGCATGTACCGTGACCTGCGCGCATGGCATGCGGCGGAGATGACTGCACTCGATCTGCCGGGCTACGCGATCGGAGGTCTCAGCGTCGGCGAGCCGCACGAGCTGATGGAGGAGATTCTCTCCTATACGGTGGAGATCCTGCCGCAGGATAAGCCGCGCTACCTCATGGGGGTCGGCACGCCGGACTATCTCCTCACAGGTGTGCGGCACGGGATTGATATGTTCGACTGCGTCTTCCCGACGCGCGTTGCGCGCAACGGCATGGCAATGACGTGGACGGGACGCCTCGTGATGAAGAATGCCGTGCATACGCACGACCATACGGTGCTCGAGGAGGGCTGCGGCTGCTACACCTGCCGCAACGGCTATACACGGGCGTACATCCGTCACCTCGTGCGCGCGGAGGAGATCTTCGGGCTGAGACTCCTGACCCTGCACAATCTCTACTTCCTGCAGGAGTTCATGCGCCGCATGCGCGCGGCAATCATCGCGGGCACGTTCCCCGCATTTTATCAGGATTTTATGAATCACTATCATAAAAGATAATATTTGAAGGAGTTGTATTTATGGATGCAGAGTTGATGGCACAGCTGAGTTCGTGGGGACCCATTATCATATTGGTGCTCTTCTTCTATTTCCTCCTCTACCGCCCGCAGAAGCAGGCGCAGAAGAAACGTGATGCGATGCTTGCCGCGCTGAAAGTTGGCGATGAGATTATCACGCTCGGCGGGATGCACGGCAGGATCACGGCGATTGACGAGAAGACGGTGACGCTGCGCGCGGCGGACAACGTCAACATCGTCTTCGAGCGCTCGGCGATCAGCGCCGTGAATACGGAGCAGGAGTAAGGCTGCCGCATGGCAGCGGATATGACAGGCGAAAAAAAGGCGCTGCGGCGGGAAATGCTTGCCCGCCGCCGTGCATTTTCTGCACAGGAGCGCACTGCTCTGAGCGAAATGATCTGTGCGCGTGCGCTGGATTTCCCCGCCGTGAAAGCGGCGCGGACGATCATGCTCTACGCCGCCACAGCGGAGGAGATCGACCTCTATCCGCTGATGGAGCAGCTGCTGACAGAGGGGCGGCGCATCGCGCTTCCCGAGATTGTCGGGAGCGGCGTGATGGAGGCACGGGTACTGCCCGCGATGGATGCGCTGACTCCGGGGGCGTTCGGCATATTGACGCCGGATCCCGCGCGCGGGGATCGCATCTCGCCCGAGGAGATCGATGTCATCATCGTTCCTGGGGCGGCGTTCGACGCTGACGGCGGGCGGCTGGGACTCGGCGGCGGCTATTATGACCGCTTCCTGCCGCGTGCGCCGCGTGCTGTGCGCCTCGTTCTCGCCTACGATGTTCAAATTGTTCCGCATGTACCGATGGGCGCGCAGGATGTCCGCGTGGATGCGATCCTGAGCGAGCGGCGCACGATATTTTGTAAGTATATGGGAAATCACGGAGGTGTGAGGTCTTTTGAGACAACATAGTCTGTTGAAGCTGGTGATTACGGTTGTCGTCATCATCGGCGCGTTTTTTGCCCTCGTTCAGCCGCTTGCGAGTTCCATTCGGCAGGGGCTTGACCTGCAAGGGGGCACGCATGTCGTTCTGGAGGCGGTCGACACGGAGCAAGCGCAGGTCAATGACGATGCGATGAACCGCGTGGTCACCATCATGGAGAAGCGCGTCAACGCGCTCGGACTGACCGAGCCGATCATCCAGCGCGAGGGTGAGCGGCGTGTCATTATCGAGCTGCCGGGCATCAAGGATCCCGATGCGGCGATCCAGACCATCGGCAAGACGGCGATGCTCGAGTTTCGCGACGAAGAGGGGAATACGGTGCTGACGGGTACGGATCTGAAGGATGCACAGGCATCCACGAATCCGCAGTCGGGGCAGAACGTCGTCAACCTCGAATTCTCGGACGAGGGGGCGCAGAAATTTGCCGACCTCACGATGAAGAACGTCGGGCGCACGATTGCGATTCTCCTCGACGGCGAGGTACTGACCGCGCCGAACGTGCGGGAGCCGATCCTCGGCGGGCGTGCGGAGATCACGGGGCAGAAGACGCTCGAGGAGGCGCAGAACCTCGCGGTTGTCCTGCGCAGCGGTGCGCTGCCCGTGAAGGTCGAGATCATCGAGACGCGTACGGTTGGCCCGACGCTCGGACAGGACTCGAAGGACAAGTCCCAGTTTGCCTTTGTCATCGGACTCGGCGCCGTTGTCATCTTTATGATCTTCTTTTACCACCTCTCGGGCTTCATAGCGGACGTGGCGCTGATGGCGTATACCATCATGCTGCTTGGTATCCTCTATCTGATGGACGCAACGCTGACCCTGCCGGGCGTGGCGGGCATCATCCTCTCCATCGGCATGGCGGTTGACGCGAACGTCCTCATCTTCGAGCATTTCAAGGAGGAGTATCAGGTCAACCAGAAATCCCTGCGCCTTGCGATGGATGCGGGATTCTCGCGCGCGTTCACAACGATCTTTGACTCGAATGTCACGACGCTGATTGCGGCGGGTGTGCTCTTCTTCCTCGGAACGGGAACGATTCGCGGCTTTGCAATTACCCTTGGGGTCGGCACGATCCTCTCGATGTTTACGGCAATTACGCTGACGCAGTACATGCTGAAGCTCATGATTAACTCGAATCTGTCGAAAAATCCTGCGCTCTACGGTGCGAACGGCTTCATGCTCGGCGTAAAGAAGAAGGGGGATGAGAAGAATGCCTAAGTTCGATATTGCAGGCCATCGGAAAATCTGGTTTCTCATCTCGCTCGTCCTGATTATTCCGGGCTTTATCTGTATGGGTATGCGCGGCTTCAATTTCGGCATCGACTTCACGGGCGGTACGATCATGGATCTGCGCTTCGAGCAGCCTGTGACACTCTCCGATGTGCGCGCGAGCCTTGCAAAATACGATCTCGACGGGAGTACGATCCAGCTTGCGGGGGCGGAATCCGGCATCGAGTCCTCGGAGAACGTGATGATCCGCACGGTCGACCTCGAGGAGAATCAGCGCAAGGAGGTCATGGCGTCACTCACGCAGGATGTCGGCCCCTATACCGTGCTGCGCGAGGAGAAGGTCGGCGCGACCATTGGCGGCGAGCTGATTACGAATGCCGTGCTTGCGCTTGTGATCTCGTGGGCGCTCATCATTCTCTATGTCGCCTACCGCTTTGAGTGGCGCTTCGGCGTGTCGGCGGTGCTCGCGCTGATCCACGACATCATCATCGTGCTTGCCGTGTTCTCGTTGACCCAGCGGCAGATTGATTCGTCCTTTATCGCGGCTCTGCTCACGATCGTCGGCTATTCGATCAACGATACCATCGTGATCTTTGACCGCATCCGCGAGAATCTGAAGCTGCATTTCCGCCGCGGCGGCGATATCAACGAGCTTGTGAACCGCTCCATCTATCAGACGCTGACGCGTTCGCTCTACACGGTGTTCACGGTTCTGTTCACGACATTCGCGCTGTACTATTTCGGCGGCGAGACGACAAAGGATTTCGCATTCGCGCTCCTCGTCGGCTTTGCCAGCGGCTGCTACTCCTCCATCTTCATCGCGAGTCAGCTCTGGATTGAGCTGAAGAATCGCACGGAGCGGCGTCCTGCCGTAAAACCTGCGGTTGTGGAGGGATAAAGGGGAGAGCCTCAAGAGAGCCTGCTTTCGGGAGTTCCGGGACGGGCTCTTTTGCTATTGCATGGAAGGGGGGGAGAGTATGCTCAAGGAATGGATTGTGCGTGCAGAGACGGCGGGGGGCACCGCACTCGCGCGGGAGCTTGGGACGGCGCCCATCATCGGGCAGATTCTCTGGAATCGCGGTTTGCAGACGGCGGAGGCGGCGCGGGCATTTCTCCATCCGGAGGATGAGCCGTACTGCGATCCGTTTCTCATGATGGATATGGAGCGCGCCGCGCATCGTATCTTAGAGGCGATCCATGTGGGCGAGCAGATCGTCGTCTACGGCGACTACGATGTGGACGGGATGACCTCGACCACCCTCCTCATGAAGAATATCCGCGCGCTCGGCGGCATGGTTTCCTACTATATTCCGAATCGTTTTACGGAGGGGTATGGGCTCAACGGAGCAGCGCTCCGTCAGATTGCGGCGGAGGGCTGCGGTCTGCTCGTCACGGTGGACTGCGGCATCTCATCGGCGGATGTTGTGGCGCAGATGGACGGGGCGATGGACATCATCATCACCGATCACCATCTGCCGGGGGCGGTCCTGCCGCCCGCGTATGCCGTCATCAATCCGCACCGCGCAGACTGTCCCTACCCGTTCAAGGAACTGGCGGGCGTCGGCGTCGCCTTCAAACTCGTGCAGGCACTTTGGCAGCTCGAGGAAGAGCGGCTCTATGCCGACGATCTCGATATTGTCGCGCTCGGCACGGTTGCCGATCTCGTGCCGCTCGTCGGAGAGAATCGCAAGCTCGTTCAGGCGGGGCTCCTGCGCATGACGGAGCGTTCCTCTCCGGGCATCGCGGCGCTTGTGCGTGTCTCGGGCTGTGAGGGCAAGGCAATCAATACGGGCATTGTCGGCTTCCAGCTTGCGCCGCGTCTGAATGCGGCGGGGCGCATCGAGACGGCGCGGCGCGGCGTGGAGCTCCTCACCGCCGAGGATGCGCATGCGGCAGATCGCATTGCGGCGGAGCTGAACGCGCTGAACACGGAGCGCCGCGATCTCGAGCAGGATATCCTGACGGAAGCGGAGTCGATGCTCGGGGGCTTTACACCCGATGTACCTGCGATTGTAGTCGCCGGTGAGGACTGGAATGCGGGCGTGATCGGCATCGTCGCCTCACGTCTGGTCGAGAAATACTACCGCCCGAGCATTGTGCTGACGCGGCAGGGCGATGTATACAAGGGCTCTTGCCGCAGCATCGCAGGACTCCATATGTATGACGCACTCGCCGCGTGCAGGGACACGCTCATCCAATTCGGTGGTCATGCGATGGCGGCGGGGCTGACACTTGAATGCAATCGCTTGGAGGACTTTCGCTGTGCGTTCGCGAATTATGTAAATACGCATTTAAACTACGAAGACTTCACGCCGAAAATCTCCATCGAGGCGCTGGTCGCACCTGCAGATTGGACGATTCCGATGGTGGAGGAGATCGCCCTGCTCGAGCCGTACGGCATGGGCAACCCGCGCCCGATCTTCGGCGTGCGGGACGTGCGTCCGCGCACGGCAACGGCAATCGGGGCGGACGGGAAGCATCTGCGCATGGAGGTCGGCACGCGGGAGAAGCGCGTTGCGGCGCTCTACTGGAACTATGGGGAGCTCGCGGAGCTCGTGACCGAGGAGGCGAGCGACCTCGCCTATACGCCGAGCATCAACGAGTGGCAGGGCATGCGGTCGGTGCAGTGCATGGCGGATTCCATCATGCCCGCCGCGCATGAGCGCATCTTTCCGGATCGCGGGATTCTGAAGGCCGTCTATGCATTTCTCAGAGAACTCGGCGGAGCGGATGGGCACATTCCGTACAGCACAGTCGCGCTCACGCGGCGATTTTCGCGCAAGATGGGGCATATCTCGCGCTATACGATGGATTGCGCGCTTTGCATTTTTCGTGAACTCGGGCTGCTTGTGCCTCGGGAACAGGGCGGATGGCATTTCATCCCGCCGGAGGGCAGGCTCGAGCTCATGGATGCGCCGACATTCCGTCGGCATGAGGAAAGAAAGGGTGACATGTAGATGTCAGATGATGCACAGAGGGCTGTCACCCTCGATATGATCTTGGACAAGGTGCACTCCTATCAGGCGGACGCCGATCTCGATAAGATCCGAAAGGCGTATGCCTATGCGGAGAAGGCGCACCGTGGGCAGGTGCGCATCTCGGGCGACGCCTACATTATCCATCCGCTCAATGTCGCCTACATTCTCACGGGACTTCACCTCGATGACGAGACGATCTGCGCCGCACTCCTGCACGATGTGGTGGAGGACACCTGTGCGACGCTCGAGGAGATGGAAGCGGAGTTCGGCAAGAACATCATGGCGCTCATCGACGGCGTGACGAAGCTAGGGCGCATCGAGTATATGTCAAAGGAGGACGTCCAGCTCGAGAACTACCGCAAGATGTTCCTCGCGATGGCAAAGGACATCCGCGTCATCATGATAAAGCTCGCCGACCGCCTGCACAATATGCGCACGCTCAAATACATGCGCGAGGACAAACGTCACCGCATTGCCAAGGAGACGCTTGAGGTCTATGCACCGCTCGCGAATCGTCTCGGCATTTCCAATATCAAGGTGGAGCTCGAGGATCTCTGCCTGCGCTACCTCGAACCGGAGGCGTACTACAGCCTCGTTGAGGAGGTCAAGCACAAGCGGAAGGAGCGGCAGGAATTCATCCGCGAATCCATCGAGCAGATTCGCGAGAAGCTCGAGGCGGCGGGAATCAAAGCGGAGATCAAGGGGCGCGCGAAGCATTTTTACAGCATCTACCGCAAGATGAAGCGCGACAACAAGAGCGTCAACGAGATCTATGACCTCTCGGCGGTGCGCGTCCTCGTCTCCTCTGTCAAGGACTGTTACGGCGTGCTCGGCGTCATCCATGCGATGTGGAAGCCCATCCCGGGCAGGTTCAAGGACTACATCGCGATGCCGAAGTCGAACGGCTACCAGTCGCTGCATACGACCGTCATGACGCACGGCTATCCGCTCGAGATTCAGATTCGCACGAAGGCGATGCACCAAGTCTCCGAGTTCGGCGTCGCCGCGCATTGGAAATACAAGGAGGCGGGGCGGAGCATCGGCGCGACCGACGAGAACGATCAGAAAATGTCGTGGCTGCGCCAGATGGTGAGCCTGCAAAAGGAATACGACGACCCGAAGGAATTCTTCGAGGCGCTGAAACTCGACGTGTTCTCCGACGAGGTCTTTGTCTTTACGCCGCGCGGCGATGTCATCGACCTGCCAAAGGGATCGAACCCGATCGACTTCGCCTATCACATCCACACGGAGATCGGGCATCACTGCGTCGGTGCGAAGGTCAACGGGAAGATCGTGCCGCTCGAGTACAAACTCAAAAACGGCGACATCGTGTCGATTGTCACGAACAAGGCAAGCAACGGGCCGAGCCCGGACTGGCTGAACACAGTTGCCTCCTCGGCGACGCGCAGCAAGATCCGCGCGTGGTTCAAGAAGGAGAACCGCGAGGAGAATGTCGAGCGCGGCATGAACCTCATCCGCGACGAGGCGAAGCGTCTCGGCTACGCGCCGAAGGAGCTGATCGCGGGCGGACGGCTCGGCAAGGTCGCGGAGAAGCTCAACGTGCAGAGCGAGGACGATCTCCTCGCCGCGCTCGGCTACGGCGGCGTAACCCTGCGCGGTGTCATGACGAAGCTCATCGAGCTGCACCAGCAGTCCATCAAGGACAGCACGCCGCCCGAAGTCTCGCAGATGCTCTCCGAGCTCAAGGCTCCGCGCAGGGGCAAGCGCAAGAAGGCGAGCCACGGCGTCCTCGTCGAGGGCGAGGGCGGCTATCTCGTGCGCCTCGCACGTTGCTGCAACCCGATCCCGGGCGATCCCATCACGGGCTACATCACGCGCGGGCGCGGCGTCTCCGTGCATCGCTCCGACTGTCCGAACGTGCTCAACGATACCGAGTTCACACGTGTGATCGAGGTGAGCTGGGACATCGGACTCGACAAGGAATACACCGTCGGCATCGAGATCATCTGCAACGACCGCAACGGCATGCTCTCGGAGATCCTCGCCGTGCCCGCCGAGATGAAGGTCAACATCCACACGGTCAACGCGACACCGAACCGCCGCAACAAGACCTCGACCGTCCTGCTTGGGCTGAACGTCAGCAACATCGACCAGATCACGCAGGTCATGACGCGCGTCCGCCTGCTCAAGGACGTCTACCGCGTCACGCGCACGCTAGGCAGCGCGGGGATCCCGGGCGGAGATGCATAATTTTATACTAAAACGGAGTCATTGCCCACACGGGCGGTGGCTTTTTTTATTTGACCGAGGAGCGTAAATTTTCTATAATGAGAATAAAGATCGTAGATTATAGAAAGGATTCAGTCATGCGAACGAGAGATTTTAATGCACTGAATGATCTGTTGTTTAAATTCGTCTTTGGGCATAAAGAGGATAAGGAAATCACGCTCTCGTTTATTAACGCTGTTCTCGGACTGGAGGGCGAGCGTGCATTTGTCGATCTGCACTTTGCGGATCGCGAGATCGATCCCGAGGAGGAAAGCGGCAAGGGTTCGACGCTGGATCTGCTGTGCATGACGAACGATGAAACACAGATCAACATCGAGGTGCAGGTACAGAATCGGCAGAACATGGGACAGAGGAGTCTCTACTATTGGGCAAAGCTCTACCAGAGTACGCTCGGGCGCGGTGAGAACTACGAGAATCTACGGCGAACAGTGGCGATCAATCTGCTCGGGTACGAATATCTGCCGCTCGCGGGATTTCACCATATGTACGGGCTTTATGACAAGACATGTATGCACCGCTTGACCGAGGATATCGAGATACATTTTTTGGAATTGCCGAAGGTCACAAGACAGGACATACGGCGCATGCGGACACTGGATAAGTGGATGGCGTTTATCAGGAATGATCTAAGTGATGAGGAAATGGAGGCGATCGCGATGAGTGATGCGGCAATCAACACAGCATGGGATAGGATCGAGGCGTTCATGCGGGATGCGGGACAGAGGAGGAAATACGAACGGCGCGAGAAGTATGAGCATGACTATGTGAGCGATATGGAAGGCTCATGGAAACGTGGGAGGATGGAGGGGGTAAAACAGGGGCGAAGCGAAGGGCGTCGTGAAGGACGTGCTGAAGGTCGAGCCGAAGGTCGTCAGCTCGGAATTGCCCATATAGCGATGAATCTGCTTCGTGCAGGAACACCTATTGCAACAGTAGCACAGATGGCAGAACTGCCGGAAGAGATCATTCGAAAGATGGCAGAGGAGCACGGAATTCAGATTTCGTAAAGGGATTATCCTGTGAAAAAAGGAGGCGCTCATATGAATTGGGCCTTCTAAGCAGCTTCATCCAGATACAAAAGCGCTTCTATATGAAGCGCCTTTTCTTTTTTTGCGTTTTGTGGTAATATCAACCATGTAAATTTGCGCATGATAATCATCTGTGGGGGTATTCATGAAAAAGGGCGCGATCTTTGATATGGACGGGCTGCTCTTCGATACGGAGACACTGTATCAGAGAGCATGGACGATCATTGCCGACGAGTTCGGTGTCGAACGCAAACCGGAGTTGGGTACGGCGTGTTGCGGAACCTGCGGCGAGCTGACCGTGCGTCTGGTGCATGAGTGCCATCCAACAGTGGATCCGGAGGCATATATCCGCCGCGTCATCGAATACGTGCGCGATGAGGCGGCGAAGAATCTGCCCGTTATGGAGGGAGCACGCGAAATCCTTCGATACTTTCACGAGCATGGTGTACGGATTGCAACGGCGAGCAGCACGGCAGTCAAGCTGATCGAAGAGAATCTTGCAAAGAGCGGGCTGCGTGATTATTTCGATGCGGTGGTTGGCGGCGATCTTGTGGCGAACGGCAAGCCTGCACCGGACATCTTTCTCCTTGCGGCGGAGCGCATCGGCATTCCTCCTGCGGACTGCTATGTCTTCGAGGATGGCTACAACGGACTGCGCGGGGCTGCTACGGCGGGCTGCGCACCCGTGATGATCCCCGACACACTGCCGCCGACGGATGAGATGCACGCGATATGCACGGGGATTTATCCGAGTCTGCGTGCTGCACTGGATGCCATCCGACAGGGGGCACTCTAGGGAGAAACTCCCAAACGAGGTGATTTACATGGATAATCAGAAAACAATGATGTTCTCCTTCGGCGAGGATAAGCCGAAGGCGGATGTCGTCATACGCGAGGCAGCTGCCGCAATGCGGGAGAAGGGCTACAACCCCATCAATCAGCTGGTCGGCTACCTGCTCTCGGGAGACCCTGCCTATGTGACGAGCCACAAGGAGGCGCGGAGCAAAATTCGCAGCCTTGAACGCGACGATCTGCTCGACGAACTCGTGCGCTTCTATCTGGAGCACGAGAAGTGAAGCGCTACATGTCGCTCGATATCGGCGACGCGACCATCGGGGTTGCGGTCAGCGATCTGCTTGGACTCACGGCGCAGGGCGTCGAGACCATCCGCCGCACGGAGCTTTCTGCCGATCTGGATCGTCTCGGCGTGCTCGCGGAGGAGTATGAGGTTGCCGCATTCGTCGCGGGACTGCCGAAGCATATGAACGGGGACGAAGGCGAACGCTGCGAGATTGTGCGCGCCTTTATGGCGAATGTGGCGGAGCGTTTTCCAACGCTCGAAATCCACTACTGGGACGAACGGCTCTCGACAGTTGCTGCCTCGCGTGCGCTCATCGAGGGCGATGTCTCGCGCAAGAAGCGGCGCAAGGTCATCGACAAGATGGCGGCGGTCTACATATTGCAGGGCTTTTTGGATCGGCAGCAGCATTTGAAATGAGTATAAGGAGTACGAAAATGGCAGAACATGAAGAGCTTCACGATGAGGATGTCATCGTTGTCATGACGAATGAGGACGGCGATGAGCGTTACTATCGTGAGGAGATGATTATTCCGATCGGAGAGGATCGCTTTGCCGTGCTGATTGCGCTTACTGCCTCCTCGGAGGAGGAACTTGCGCACGCCGAGGAGGGCGACGAGGCGACAATCGCCAAGATTGTCACGGACGACGATGGTGAGGACATCTACACCGACCCGACGGATGAGGAGTTCGACGAGGTGCGCCGTGCCTATGAAGAGATGTTGGAAGAAGAGGAAGAATAGAGAAGGAGGCTGTCATCATGGGAAGATGACAGCCTTTTATTAGGGAATTTGGACATAGAGAGGGAGGATTCGGTTGAAGGAGTCATTGCAGGGGATATTGGACTTCTTGAACAACGATGGTCTGAAAAAGGCGATGAGCGCTGTCTATCGCGGGAAGGGGACGCCGCTCCAGAAAAAAATTGTATTCGGGATTCCGGCGCTGGCACTTTTGCTCCTTCTGATTGTTGTGCTCGTCATCATACCATTGTCGGAGTCGCCCTCCTATACAGGGGAGCGGGGGACGACGGTTTACTTTACGGTGCGCCCGGGCATGAGCGTGAGCGAGATCGGCAAGGAACTGCATGAGCGCGGGATCATCGACAGCGAGACAAAGTTCTGGTGGACGGCGAAGCTGAACGGTTTCGAGAACAAGGTCAAGAGCGGCACGTTCGAGATGCATACGGGCATGGAGCCGCGCGATGCGCTTGAGACGCTGGTCTACGGCAATACGGTTGTGCTCCGCTTTGTGATCCCCGAGGGATTCAGTGTGCGTGAGATCGCCGAGCGGCTTGCCGCTGACGGACTGGTCAATGCGGATGACTTTATGGCGCGTGCGAAAGACTATCGTCCCTATCCCTATGTCGAGGAACATGAGGATGTGCGCTATGCGGTGGAGGGCTTCCTTTTCCCCGATACCTATGAGATCAACGGGGAGTTTGATGATGCGCGCATTATGGAGATGATGGCGGCGAATTTCGACCGCCGCCTGACAAAGGATATGCGCGACCGCGCAAAGGAGATGAATCTTTCCATCTATGAGCTCG
This window encodes:
- a CDS encoding DUF1292 domain-containing protein: MAEHEELHDEDVIVVMTNEDGDERYYREEMIIPIGEDRFAVLIALTASSEEELAHAEEGDEATIAKIVTDDDGEDIYTDPTDEEFDEVRRAYEEMLEEEEE
- the mltG gene encoding endolytic transglycosylase MltG; translation: MKESLQGILDFLNNDGLKKAMSAVYRGKGTPLQKKIVFGIPALALLLLLIVVLVIIPLSESPSYTGERGTTVYFTVRPGMSVSEIGKELHERGIIDSETKFWWTAKLNGFENKVKSGTFEMHTGMEPRDALETLVYGNTVVLRFVIPEGFSVREIAERLAADGLVNADDFMARAKDYRPYPYVEEHEDVRYAVEGFLFPDTYEINGEFDDARIMEMMAANFDRRLTKDMRDRAKEMNLSIYELVTLASLVEKEAYHEEDRPIIAQIFLKRLRIGMPLQADPTVQYLLNEPKEDLLYKDTEIESPYNTYQNVGLPPGPIASPGTASLNAVLHPADTDYLYFVADRNGNNYYATNYADHLVLVDQAR
- the ruvX gene encoding Holliday junction resolvase RuvX, which produces MSLDIGDATIGVAVSDLLGLTAQGVETIRRTELSADLDRLGVLAEEYEVAAFVAGLPKHMNGDEGERCEIVRAFMANVAERFPTLEIHYWDERLSTVAASRALIEGDVSRKKRRKVIDKMAAVYILQGFLDRQQHLK